GTGTGGTTAAAGggagttttattttattttatttatctgcttCTGCATCTACAGCAGCAAgtctgtttttcaaatgtgagtAGCATGGGATGATCTGAAAATTTCATGTCACAATTATCCTCGCCAGAATATTTGCGAGTAATGATATTATTGCCATGATCGTGAAAATTTTggtaagaaacaaacatttttactgctTCACAGACAagacacatctttttttttaatgaacattaTCTCTAGTGAAAAACAAGTTTAATTCACTGGTCACTAAAATAGCATCACAAcgtaacaaacatttagataaacgtCAACATTAGTATAACTAGGGTTGCAAAATTCCAGGActtttcaaagttggaaactttccatgggaattgaCGATAATATTAACGGGAAGAACCTTCAGCTACGGTGACAGGCTCAGTATTTTGGAATGACTGGAAAGAtgcagctcccccttgtggtaatttaaaataaaatcaatacagGACTGAACGTTGGTGAGCTTTTTACTCTTGAGGATATTAACGATTACCCCaatgatggaaattcactatGATCaacttattgtgttttttatcgCGATGGGCGATGAAATCGTATATCGTCCCACGCCTACACGTCAGCACCAATAAACCAGGGTAAACGTCTTGTGTACTTGTTGAAAATATGAAGTCAGAGGTTTGAAGGGAAGGGTGCCTGGAGGGAAACTAATGAAGGGATGAAGATGTTTTGTTGCCAAAGCTTTTTGGCAACAAAActttttaatatgtttgtttttagccaaaATATAAAgagctctttttttgttttttctttttgtttgtgttgattgTTTGCCTTTCCACTCTGCATGCCCTGTGCCACGATGGTGCCACTGTGTTTTGAATGCTTGTTTTGATACAGGCTTGGGTTTGCCCTGTGGTTGTGGTGGGATCGAACGTCCGTTCCCCTGCCCCTCCCCCCCATAAAATGAGCGGCGCGAGGACCGCCACACTAACTGTTGGTCAGATTGATCAAGGATTACTGTAACTATTGTTCTAAACTCAATccatgtctcctcctcctcctcctcttctcttacTTTACTGTAGAAACCACACTGGGTTATTACTAATGAGATCCACCACTTTCTAACACTGACAAACTCTGCCGAGGCTAATTTGCTAACAATGgcttctgtttatttaaagccAATGTACAGAGTGTGCAGTCTCTCCAACAGATTAGACATGATAATTTCTTATTTCTGACAATAACAAATCTCTCTATgacttaaatacacacacacatgtgaagCTGTAGtttgtaaataataatttccattttataaCTTAGAGCGATGCTAAATCTGTAGCCAGGATCAAAcaggatgttaaaaaaaaaacagaatgtgtCACTTTCAACACACTCTAGATTGTGTCTTGTTTGGGGAATTCAAGCATCAAATCTAGTTCATTGTCTTTTTACTGTACATCTCTGTACACGGTAGAATAAGAAAACATTTCTCTGGGACCAACGCGCAAGACaagacaacaacaactaaaCACATGAAACGTTAATTTGACTGCATATGCATACTAAGATTTTATGCCCTGAATCACACGTCCCTAGGATATATAAAGTGCAAGTTTCTTGTTACTTATCAGCAGACCTACACTATAATACAGAAACAACGCTAAGCTAATATAGGCTCAGCTGATTTATCAGTCAGGCTCTAAATTAGATCCAGAAAGTACCTGCTGGCCATGACAGAGTTTTTAATGAAGTGAAACTTAAGGCAGATATTTACTAGAAGACATACTCCGGCTCggatgtttttgtgtaaaatgattTTATCTCAAGGTAAATTAGCTTACATCCGTCTGTCAGAAACATCAGGGcatgaacacaaacaagatCAACTAATGTGCTGAAAGTGACACATGATTTCTTAAAGTGGAGAGTCTGCACAatgattttatgatttatgGGAATGAAAAAACATTCCTTTAGACCtctacacacatatatatatatatattatattacagGCTAATCATAActacattgtgtttgtgtgcttttggctgtgtgtgtgtgtgtgtgtgtgtgtgtgtgtgtgaattaataTAATTTCTTGTCTCTTTTCCGACAGATGAGACAATGGTCCTCAATGTCTTCTGTGGTGTCGTGTCTGGagtcctgtcctcctctctggcCAACCCCACTGACGTCCTCAAGGTGATTCTTAATGCTCGGGACGAGGCTCAAACTAAAATGTCTGGGAATTTACCAAAGTGAACCGGGGCCTCATTTTCTCCGTGTTTTTGGGTTTTAAAcgattgatagggacaaaaacctttggaattggtgcagtattgattaAGAATAGTGTACCTGACCACCGCATTAGACATTAGAGCTTCATACTCTCTGTCAACATCCAGCAAACCTACATTTACTTTCACTGTGTGACTAACCCCACAGCAGTAGGGTCATTGAAATGAGTCGTGTAGACATTGAATATTGAAATAATCCTACGCCTTTACCGTACAAATGAATCTTTAGATCTGAATTCAGACACTGAGGGAAGCATTTTTGTGAATCAGGGGAGAAAACCAAGTGTATTTGAACTTctcttgtgtgtctgtatttgttccAGATCAGAATGCAGGCGCAGGGCAGTCTGCTCCAAGGCAGCATGATGTCCAACTTCATCAACATCTACCAGACAGAGGGAACCAGAGGCCTGTGGAGAGTGAGTAGTGGTGGTGATACTGTGCCAATAACAGCTGCACTGAGAGCTGAGTGGGTACAGTTTTTCACTCATTGAAGAGCTGCTAACTGAAGCTCGTTTcacagaacaagtcagatcaaGTTTTTTGTAGCTGCCAGGATGTTACTGCTCTCAGGAGAAAAGCGAGACAAGAACtagtctggcacataacccCCTGTAAAACGATGACTTATGAATCAATTTTGCATtctgttttgtgtgatttttgtttagcctagcttagcacaatgCTATATAGCAATTTCAGTTATACTATAGCAGTGTTACAGTCAAGCTTATTTTCTTCATCCTGCTTTTCCTCAGGGTGTCATTCCCACTGCGCAACGGGCAGCCATTGTCGTCGGGGTGGAACTTCCTGTCTATGACATCACAAAAAAGCACCTGCTTCGCTCTGGCCTCATGGGAGACACCATTTTGGCTCATTTCATGTAAGTTCAGTATGTGCTCGCTCTCAAATTACAGCGCATAACTAGTTCAGCAGCTTTGAGAAAACTAACTGCCACCTCTGAAAATTCTGTccaaaaatctgattcaaacctcttttaattCCCACAATGTCCAACCTACATAGACACTTTATATATGAAGATGTGGGGGAAATGTGTCCTCTTTCACCCAGCGTGACTCTCATTGTAACGTGACTCACTGTTTTTGAATAAATTGGTTCCAAGCGCAGAGAACACTGatagactgccatgttaaactgagctctgaagttCTTGTTAAGAACAAAGATGGTGGGTGTTTTAAAACTGCGATGGAGCCTAAACTGTAAACAGTATCTACACATATAACACCTCAGTGATGAAACTCCTCAGCTCTGAACTCGTCCGttaaccttgtgtgtgtgtgtacagctcCAGCTTCACGTGTGGCTTGGCGGGGGCGCTGGCCTCCAACCCTGTAGACGTGGTCCGGACTCGTATGATGAACCAGCGAGTTCTGTCGGGAAGCCCCATGTACAAAGGGACTCTGGATGGAGTGATGCAGACATGGAAGAACGAGGGCTTCTTCGCTCTCTATAAGGGATTCTGGCCGAACTGGCTGCGACTGGGGCCTTGGAACATCATTGTATCCTTTAAAACCAAACAGTTCCTTCACAGgtgggaaaaacagaaacagaattcCAGGTAAAAAGCCTGGAATAGAATCTGAAATGTACACTAGACTCTTTAAGCTTTGAAATtgaacattttttgagtttAGTGAGATAATGAGATGAAATCATCAGAGGATTTTCAGTATATACTGAAATAGCTGCATCTTTAATCTCATAAACCCACTTGCCAGCGATGGGACAACCGGTAAAAGGAAGAATATTTAAGgaaagttgttttcttttgacaGCCTGAGTCTAATTTTTCTACCTCATTTTTATATACCATTCTTATTgctttgtattattttatttattgcctTAAAGCGAACCAGGCCTTAATTTGATGCAGGCTTATATAGGAGACTCAATTTATTTCCAGTTTCCATTCTTCTCCGAAGCTTCCAGTGCTGGTGATGCGcagagcagccatcttggattttgAGGTCAGGGCTGTTGAGGTCCTTGCGACTTTCCAAGTAGTAAATCCGACTTTAAGGGGtgttccagttgaaacttccAACTGAGAACTTGGAAATTCTGACTTCACAGTTCAGAAACTCTAACACTCTAACAAAAGTACTCTTCATCAGTTTTCTCCAGTCACTTCTATTTCTTGGCTTTTTAAAGTTACTTTTGAGCTACAGTCAATTAAACTCAACATTTCCAGCTCGGATGTTTCAGAATAAGTCTCTCAGTCTTTCTGGAAGGCTTCAAATATCTgcagttttaaagaaaaagaaactgtggCTGATTTGAAGTGACAGAAACATGACCATGTTGTTGCTCTCACAGAGTCAGTgctgaaatgtacatttaaccatctgtcagtgtttttgttgcctctATATGAATATAGTCTTTTATTTGAGAGTAAGTTTGATCATAAAATGAAGGGAAATGCTCTGAAATCTCCAGTTTAATTGTCCATTTCAGGGTAAAGCTGTGTGCCTGTACAGCCTGTTATGATGTAAATCCCGAGGTTTTCCTCAACACGCTCGCTCAGTTCTTCATCACCTTCGAGCAGCTGAAGAAGCTCCCGTTTTAACACGAGCAGGGAGGTGGGACTTCGCCGGTCTGCAGACTGTGCCAGGGATTAATTGGAGTGTGAGCGCGGCAGCACCTGGAGTTTTGACACCAGTattttcacccccccccccccccccccccccctctgaaTCCATAGAAATGATATGCTCATGCACATGCTCATCAAAATCCAATAAtgatttctgctttttatttgtgttttatttattttcacttattcttttatttcatgcAGTTTTAAGGACTGTTGCTTTGATGACTACTGTCGCCCTCAGCCACCTTTTGacacccctcccccctcaggcAGCTAAATATCTGCTTGTAGCTGAAGACTGAAAGTTTGGAAGACTAGGTTTATTTCCGCGAGCTGTTGAGAATCATGGAGTTCACCACTGTGGATTTGGTGAGTGGAACCTCGTGAGCTTTGGCGATTGAAACGCAGATctggaaaaacatgactgagtaaaagaagaaaagaatacaaaatttaaaaatgactgaatgtgtaGGA
The DNA window shown above is from Lates calcarifer isolate ASB-BC8 linkage group LG20, TLL_Latcal_v3, whole genome shotgun sequence and carries:
- the slc25a14 gene encoding brain mitochondrial carrier protein 1 isoform X2, which produces MTNLNWKPFIYGGMASIVAEFGTFPIDLTKTRLQVQGQSQYTEVRYRGMFHALFRIGKEEGIRALYSGISPALLRQASYGTIKIGTYNSLKRLFVSRPEDETMVLNVFCGVVSGVLSSSLANPTDVLKIRMQAQGSLLQGSMMSNFINIYQTEGTRGLWRGVIPTAQRAAIVVGVELPVYDITKKHLLRSGLMGDTILAHFISSFTCGLAGALASNPVDVVRTRMMNQRVLSGSPMYKGTLDGVMQTWKNEGFFALYKGFWPNWLRLGPWNIIFFITFEQLKKLPF
- the slc25a14 gene encoding brain mitochondrial carrier protein 1 isoform X1, giving the protein MFLDMLYCLRLHHCVDLCLGGLLLFLAGLQQVEAAAAAEMTNLNWKPFIYGGMASIVAEFGTFPIDLTKTRLQVQGQSQYTEVRYRGMFHALFRIGKEEGIRALYSGISPALLRQASYGTIKIGTYNSLKRLFVSRPEDETMVLNVFCGVVSGVLSSSLANPTDVLKIRMQAQGSLLQGSMMSNFINIYQTEGTRGLWRGVIPTAQRAAIVVGVELPVYDITKKHLLRSGLMGDTILAHFISSFTCGLAGALASNPVDVVRTRMMNQRVLSGSPMYKGTLDGVMQTWKNEGFFALYKGFWPNWLRLGPWNIIFFITFEQLKKLPF